A genome region from Crossiella equi includes the following:
- a CDS encoding acyltransferase, translating to MTSMWGAPLRSRLGSWRSSRRDPRQARFLTMASLRWVVRHRAWTPWYLVRYWRLFRFRLANPHVILRGMVFLGRKVELHCRPGYGRLEIGRWVHIGDGNAIRCHEGSLRIGDKAVFGKDNVVNCYLDIELGASTLVADWVYICDFDHVTSDIHQPIKDQGIVKTPVRIGPDTWIATKVTVLRGTRVGRGCVLGAHAVVKGEIPEYSIAVGAPARVVRDRRQDYEADAERRAAVADMARKAKQAMEQQLAE from the coding sequence ATGACGAGTATGTGGGGCGCGCCGCTGCGGTCGCGTCTGGGCTCCTGGCGGTCCTCCCGCAGGGACCCGCGCCAGGCGAGGTTCCTGACCATGGCCTCGCTGCGCTGGGTGGTCCGCCACCGCGCCTGGACCCCCTGGTACCTGGTGCGCTACTGGCGCCTGTTCCGCTTCCGCCTGGCCAACCCGCACGTGATCCTGCGCGGCATGGTGTTCCTGGGCCGCAAGGTGGAGCTCCACTGCCGTCCCGGCTACGGGCGGCTGGAGATCGGCCGCTGGGTGCACATCGGCGACGGCAACGCCATCCGCTGCCACGAGGGCAGCCTGCGCATCGGTGACAAGGCCGTCTTCGGCAAGGACAACGTGGTCAACTGCTACCTCGACATCGAGCTGGGCGCCTCCACGCTGGTCGCGGACTGGGTCTACATCTGCGACTTCGACCACGTCACCAGCGACATCCACCAGCCCATCAAGGACCAGGGCATCGTCAAGACGCCCGTGCGCATCGGCCCGGACACCTGGATCGCCACCAAGGTCACCGTGCTGCGCGGCACCCGGGTCGGCCGGGGCTGCGTGCTGGGCGCGCACGCCGTGGTCAAGGGCGAGATCCCCGAGTACTCGATCGCCGTGGGCGCGCCCGCGCGGGTGGTGCGCGACCGCCGCCAGGACTACGAGGCCGACGCCGAGCGCCGCGCGGCCGTGGCGGACATGGCCCGCAAGGCCAAGCAGGCCATGGAGCAGCAGCTGGCCGAGTGA
- a CDS encoding ABC transporter ATP-binding protein, whose protein sequence is MDTVGVRRGRTTLLKGVDWRVELDERWVVLGPNGAGKTTLLRLAGAELHPTYGQLHILGEKVGRTDVFELRPRIGFCSAALANRVPGEEQVRDLVVSAGYAVLGRWREEYDQQDTRRADELLTAMGIAHLGDRTFGTLSEGERKRTLIARALMTDPEMLLLDEPAAGLDLGGREDLVARLSELALDPDAPAMVLVTHHVEEIPPGFTHALLLREGGVVAQGLLDDVLTEENLSAAFDQPLTLQRNGNRYFAWRKQA, encoded by the coding sequence ATGGACACCGTGGGTGTCCGAAGAGGGCGCACCACGTTGCTCAAGGGCGTCGACTGGCGGGTCGAGCTGGACGAGCGCTGGGTGGTGCTGGGCCCGAACGGCGCTGGCAAGACCACCCTGCTGCGCCTGGCGGGGGCCGAGCTGCACCCCACCTACGGTCAGCTGCACATCCTGGGCGAGAAGGTCGGCCGCACGGACGTCTTCGAGCTCCGCCCCCGCATCGGCTTCTGCTCGGCCGCCCTGGCCAACCGGGTGCCGGGCGAGGAGCAGGTCCGCGACCTGGTGGTCAGCGCCGGGTACGCGGTGCTGGGCCGCTGGCGCGAGGAGTACGACCAGCAGGACACCCGGCGGGCCGACGAGCTCCTGACCGCGATGGGCATCGCCCACCTGGGCGACCGCACCTTCGGCACGCTCAGCGAGGGCGAGCGCAAGCGCACCCTGATCGCCCGGGCCCTGATGACCGACCCGGAGATGCTGCTCCTGGACGAGCCCGCGGCGGGCCTGGACCTGGGCGGCCGCGAGGACCTGGTGGCGCGGCTGTCCGAGCTGGCCCTGGACCCGGACGCCCCGGCGATGGTGCTGGTCACCCACCACGTGGAGGAGATCCCGCCGGGCTTCACCCACGCACTGCTGCTCCGCGAGGGCGGCGTGGTGGCGCAGGGCCTGCTCGACGACGTGCTCACCGAGGAGAACCTCTCCGCCGCCTTCGACCAGCCGCTGACCCTCCAGCGCAACGGCAACCGCTACTTCGCCTGGCGCAAGCAGGCCTGA
- a CDS encoding enoyl-CoA hydratase/isomerase family protein, with product MGEFVRLDVDEGLGTIRLDRPPMNALNRQVQAELREAALAAGSRADVRAVIVYGGPKVFAAGADIKEMAELSYAEMAARIGVLGGALDAVAAIPKPTVAAITGYALGGGLELALACDRRIAGDNAKVGQPEVLLGVIPGGGGTQRLARLVGPSRAKDLVYTGRFVGAEEALRIGLVDEVTGPDDVYAAARRYAGQFVNGPAAALAAAKAAIDGGLDTDLHSGLRLEGHLFSALFATEDQKIGMRSFIEDGPGKAKFVGR from the coding sequence TTGGGTGAGTTCGTCAGGCTTGACGTCGACGAGGGTTTGGGGACCATCCGGCTGGACCGACCGCCGATGAACGCGCTGAACCGGCAGGTCCAGGCGGAGCTGCGCGAGGCCGCCCTGGCCGCGGGCAGCCGTGCCGACGTACGCGCGGTGATCGTCTACGGCGGGCCCAAGGTGTTCGCCGCCGGTGCGGACATCAAGGAGATGGCCGAGCTGTCCTACGCCGAGATGGCCGCCCGGATCGGGGTGCTCGGCGGGGCGCTGGACGCCGTCGCGGCCATCCCGAAGCCGACCGTCGCCGCCATCACCGGCTACGCCCTGGGCGGCGGCCTCGAGCTCGCGCTCGCCTGTGACCGGCGCATCGCCGGGGACAACGCCAAGGTCGGGCAGCCGGAAGTCCTCTTGGGTGTTATTCCTGGCGGGGGTGGCACCCAGCGGCTCGCCCGCCTGGTCGGGCCCAGCCGGGCCAAGGACCTCGTCTACACCGGGCGGTTCGTCGGGGCCGAGGAGGCGCTGCGGATCGGGCTGGTGGACGAGGTGACCGGGCCGGACGACGTGTACGCCGCCGCCCGCCGCTACGCCGGGCAGTTCGTCAACGGCCCGGCCGCCGCGCTGGCCGCGGCGAAGGCCGCCATCGACGGTGGCCTGGACACAGACCTCCACAGTGGACTGCGGCTGGAGGGACATCTGTTCTCCGCGCTGTTCGCCACCGAGGACCAGAAGATCGGTATGCGTTCCTTCATCGAGGACGGGCCCGGAAAGGCGAAGTTCGTTGGCCGCTGA
- a CDS encoding class I SAM-dependent methyltransferase — protein sequence MAADPTPNPHATAEQVEAAWQDPKLANVLYHDWEAGTYDEKWSISYDERCIDYAVGRFKTAAGDAGPYQHAMELGSGTGFFLLNLMQGGVAAKGSVTDLSPGMVEVALRNAKGLGLDVDGRVADAERIPYEDESFDLVVGHAVLHHIPDVPSAFREVMRVLKPGGRFVFAGEPTKVGDFYARRLGRLTWWLTTNLTKLPVLDAWRRPQEELDESSRAAALEAVVDLHTFDPTELERWAREAGATGVKASTEELTAALFGWPVRTFEAAVPREKLGFGWAMFAYRTWQRLSWVDEKLLTGLIPREAFYNVLITGTKPE from the coding sequence TTGGCCGCTGACCCCACCCCCAACCCCCACGCCACGGCCGAGCAGGTGGAGGCCGCCTGGCAGGACCCCAAGCTCGCCAACGTGCTCTACCACGACTGGGAGGCGGGCACCTACGACGAGAAGTGGTCCATCTCCTACGACGAGCGCTGCATCGACTACGCCGTCGGCCGGTTCAAGACCGCAGCCGGGGACGCCGGTCCGTACCAGCACGCCATGGAGCTGGGCTCGGGCACCGGGTTCTTCCTGCTCAACCTGATGCAGGGCGGCGTCGCGGCCAAGGGCTCGGTCACCGACCTCTCGCCCGGCATGGTCGAGGTCGCCCTGCGCAACGCCAAGGGCCTCGGCCTGGACGTGGACGGGCGGGTGGCCGACGCCGAGCGCATCCCGTACGAGGACGAGAGCTTCGACCTCGTGGTGGGCCACGCCGTGCTGCACCACATCCCGGACGTGCCCTCGGCCTTCCGCGAGGTGATGCGGGTGCTCAAGCCCGGCGGCCGGTTCGTCTTCGCCGGGGAGCCCACCAAGGTCGGCGACTTCTACGCCCGCCGCCTGGGCCGCCTCACCTGGTGGCTGACCACCAACCTCACCAAGCTGCCCGTGCTGGACGCGTGGCGGCGCCCGCAGGAGGAGCTGGACGAGTCCTCCCGCGCGGCGGCCCTGGAGGCCGTGGTGGACCTGCACACCTTCGACCCGACCGAGCTGGAGCGCTGGGCGCGCGAGGCCGGGGCCACCGGGGTCAAGGCCAGCACCGAGGAGCTCACCGCCGCGCTGTTCGGCTGGCCGGTGCGCACCTTCGAGGCGGCCGTGCCCCGGGAGAAGCTGGGCTTCGGCTGGGCGATGTTCGCCTACCGCACCTGGCAGCGGCTGTCCTGGGTGGACGAGAAGCTGCTCACCGGGCTCATCCCGCGCGAGGCCTTCTACAACGTGCTGATCACCGGGACGAAGCCGGAGTGA
- a CDS encoding rhodanese-like domain-containing protein — MSRNVDDLLAEARADLDRVEPERAEQLRQAGALFVDIRPLANRQAEGEIPGAVPVERIHLEWRLEPGGDHSLPGVTADRPVVILCNEGYASSFAARDVRRLGLGRATDLVGGFRAWRAAGLPVVPGGTPAVP, encoded by the coding sequence ATGAGCCGGAACGTCGACGACCTGCTCGCCGAGGCCAGGGCGGACCTGGACCGGGTCGAACCGGAACGGGCCGAACAGCTCCGCCAGGCGGGTGCGCTGTTCGTCGACATCCGCCCATTGGCCAACCGCCAGGCCGAGGGCGAGATCCCGGGCGCGGTGCCGGTGGAGCGCATCCACCTGGAGTGGCGGCTGGAACCGGGCGGTGACCACAGCCTGCCCGGGGTCACCGCGGACCGGCCGGTGGTGATCCTGTGCAACGAGGGCTACGCCTCCAGCTTCGCCGCCCGGGACGTGCGGCGACTCGGCCTGGGCCGGGCCACCGACCTGGTGGGCGGGTTCCGGGCGTGGCGGGCGGCGGGTCTGCCGGTGGTACCGGGTGGCACACCGGCCGTGCCGTGA
- a CDS encoding nucleoside hydrolase — protein sequence MSGPTPLILDTDPGIDDAFAFLFAARSPELSLRAVTTVFGNVGPELTSQNALRLLTMLDRTDVPVGVGAARPLVHAVPHRAEQWHGTDGLGGQSVLLPEASTRVDGRGAVALMADVLRAAETPVTIVAIGPLTNVALLLAAHPELHGRIGRVSVMGGGFSGGNTTASAEFNIWSDPEAAHRVLSGGEVPVSLVPIDLSLRCAVDGAWLAELAEAGGPARTLAAVAQHYRRTYLEYYGIDQVALHDVLAVLEAARPGMLVRTPLPVEVDCGHGPGRGATFANRLPGATGRPVDVLLDADVEEVSRFVLARLTAATH from the coding sequence ATGAGCGGGCCGACCCCGCTCATCCTGGACACCGACCCGGGCATCGACGACGCGTTCGCCTTCCTGTTCGCCGCCCGCAGCCCGGAGCTTTCCCTGCGCGCGGTGACCACCGTGTTCGGCAACGTCGGACCCGAGCTGACCAGCCAGAACGCGCTGCGCCTGCTCACCATGCTGGACCGCACCGACGTGCCGGTGGGCGTGGGCGCGGCCCGGCCGCTGGTGCACGCGGTCCCGCACCGGGCCGAGCAGTGGCACGGCACCGACGGCCTCGGCGGGCAGTCCGTGCTGCTGCCCGAGGCCAGCACGCGGGTGGACGGGCGCGGTGCGGTGGCCCTGATGGCCGACGTGCTGCGCGCGGCCGAGACGCCGGTGACCATCGTGGCCATCGGCCCGCTGACCAACGTGGCGCTGCTGCTGGCCGCCCACCCCGAGCTGCACGGGCGCATCGGCCGGGTCTCGGTCATGGGCGGCGGCTTCAGCGGCGGCAACACCACCGCCTCGGCCGAGTTCAACATCTGGAGCGACCCGGAGGCCGCACACCGCGTGCTCTCCGGCGGCGAGGTGCCGGTCAGCCTGGTGCCGATCGACCTGTCCCTGCGCTGCGCGGTGGACGGGGCCTGGCTGGCCGAGCTGGCGGAGGCGGGCGGTCCGGCGCGGACCCTCGCGGCGGTGGCCCAGCACTACCGCCGCACCTACCTGGAGTACTACGGGATCGACCAGGTCGCGCTGCACGACGTGCTCGCGGTGCTGGAGGCGGCCCGGCCCGGGATGCTCGTGCGCACCCCGCTGCCGGTGGAGGTCGACTGCGGGCACGGACCGGGGCGCGGGGCCACCTTCGCCAACCGGCTACCGGGCGCGACCGGCCGTCCGGTGGACGTGCTCCTGGACGCCGACGTCGAAGAGGTGAGCCGGTTCGTTCTGGCCCGCCTGACGGCGGCTACGCACTGA
- a CDS encoding cysteine dioxygenase yields MTTSLTRPEIHPALDLPLLHDLLHPRRPLWTPQELRGLTSTVSGELTTPLLSVLEFDRERRWWSRLALTEGVELWLLSWAPGQGTRPHDHGGAAGSFTVLLGELEEDYRYPGGPVRTSTRSLGDTVAFGRGRAHRVHNTGTIGAASVHAYSPPLLPTTEYGSLEDYTAVPQPRRRVGENA; encoded by the coding sequence GTGACCACCTCGCTGACCCGCCCGGAGATCCACCCCGCCCTCGACCTGCCGCTGCTGCACGACCTGCTGCACCCGCGCCGTCCACTGTGGACACCGCAGGAGCTGCGCGGCCTGACCTCGACGGTCAGCGGCGAGCTGACCACGCCGCTGCTGTCCGTGCTGGAGTTCGACCGGGAGCGGCGCTGGTGGTCGAGGCTGGCCCTGACCGAGGGCGTGGAGCTGTGGCTGCTGTCCTGGGCGCCGGGCCAGGGCACCCGGCCGCACGACCACGGCGGCGCCGCCGGCTCGTTCACCGTGCTGCTGGGCGAACTGGAGGAGGACTACCGCTACCCGGGCGGGCCGGTGCGCACCAGCACCCGTTCGCTGGGGGACACGGTCGCCTTCGGCCGGGGCCGGGCGCACCGGGTGCACAACACCGGCACGATCGGCGCGGCCAGTGTGCACGCCTACTCGCCGCCGCTGCTGCCGACCACCGAGTACGGCAGCCTGGAGGACTACACCGCGGTACCGCAGCCGCGGCGGAGGGTTGGGGAGAACGCATGA
- a CDS encoding ribokinase: MSPSITVVGSVNLDLIARLAALPKPGETLTATHYDQAPGGKGANQALAARRLGADVRLVAAVGQDNLAEPALALLTEAGVDLSQLTRVPGPTGLALIEVDDSAETTIVVVPGANAHLDVRPEQLAGTDGVLTVLEVPEAAVEAAAKHCTGFFALNAAPARPVPDEVLRRADLVVVNRGEYEAIENIHLARTVAVTLGADGAQLLRDGEKVAEAKPPKVTAVDGTAAGDAFTAALMISMLEGRSDEEALRRACAVGALTATKHGAQPSLPTRDEVEAVLA; this comes from the coding sequence GTGTCTCCATCCATCACCGTCGTCGGCAGCGTCAACCTCGACCTCATCGCGCGCCTGGCCGCGCTGCCCAAACCCGGCGAAACCCTCACCGCCACGCACTACGACCAGGCCCCCGGTGGCAAGGGCGCCAACCAGGCGCTGGCCGCCCGCAGGCTCGGCGCGGACGTGCGCCTGGTCGCCGCGGTCGGCCAGGACAACCTCGCCGAGCCCGCGCTGGCCCTGCTCACCGAGGCGGGCGTGGACCTGTCCCAGCTCACCCGCGTGCCCGGGCCCACCGGCCTGGCGCTGATCGAGGTCGACGACTCGGCCGAGACCACGATCGTCGTGGTGCCCGGCGCGAACGCGCACCTGGACGTCCGGCCCGAGCAGCTCGCGGGCACCGACGGCGTGCTCACCGTGCTGGAGGTGCCCGAGGCCGCCGTGGAGGCCGCCGCGAAGCACTGCACCGGCTTCTTCGCCCTCAACGCCGCCCCGGCCCGCCCGGTGCCCGACGAGGTGCTGCGGCGCGCCGACCTCGTGGTGGTCAACCGCGGCGAGTACGAGGCGATCGAGAACATCCACCTCGCCCGCACGGTCGCCGTCACCCTCGGCGCCGACGGCGCCCAGCTGCTCCGCGACGGCGAGAAGGTCGCCGAGGCCAAGCCGCCCAAGGTCACCGCGGTGGACGGCACCGCCGCCGGGGACGCCTTCACCGCGGCCCTGATGATCAGCATGCTGGAGGGCCGCTCCGACGAGGAGGCCCTGCGCCGGGCCTGCGCGGTCGGCGCCCTCACCGCCACGAAGCACGGCGCCCAGCCCTCGCTGCCGACCCGCGACGAGGTGGAGGCGGTGCTGGCATGA
- the glgX gene encoding glycogen debranching protein GlgX, producing the protein MTAEVDTQVLAGRPFPLGAHPEPGGGVRFAVASGSAEAVEVCLVDERPDGRLTERRYELTQRTFGVWHGVIPGVEVGQKYGYRVHGPYEPHRGVRCNPAKLLVDPYARRISGTVTDLDATLGHHGEDAMAGVPSAVDSLGSVPLSVVTASPGPYPGTRPDVPWEETVVYELHVRGFTKDHPAVPPHLRGTYLGLAHPVVVEHLVRLGVTAVELLPVHAFADEPSLVRAGRHNYWGYSTLGFLAPHAGYASVPGNEVEEFRTMVSALHEAGIEVLLDVVFNHTCEGGLDGPTLSFRGLDAPAYYLHGPNGGGYDLTGCGNTLDAGSPTVARLVTDSLRYWAGELGVDGFRFDLASALGRPGGGRFEAHAGLLTAITTDPELCQRKLIAEPWDATGEGYQVGGFGVQWAEWNGRFRDTVRDFWRASTDVRDLAYRLTGSSDLYADGGRRPWQSVNFVTAHDGFTLRDLVSYNDKHNEANGEDNRDGANDNRSWNHGVEGETEDPAVLALRARQARNLLATLLLSTGVPMLTAGDELWRTQGGNNNAYCQDNPISWLDWTGPTEPGSPGFAMLAFTRRVIELRRQCPALRQTEFFEGRTTPEDEPDLVWLRPDGQEMAETDWFDWGRHTLGMWIDGTDCRSHTRAGEPVDDHCWLLVLHADGSPVEFVLPGPEYARCFEPVLDTGSPDGRPTHPGPLSPGTPLSVPGRTLVLLRATR; encoded by the coding sequence ATGACTGCCGAGGTCGACACCCAGGTGCTCGCCGGACGGCCGTTCCCGCTCGGGGCGCACCCCGAGCCCGGTGGCGGCGTGCGGTTCGCCGTGGCGTCCGGATCCGCCGAGGCAGTGGAGGTGTGCCTGGTCGACGAGAGACCCGACGGCCGCCTCACCGAGCGTCGTTACGAGCTCACCCAGCGCACCTTCGGCGTGTGGCACGGGGTGATCCCAGGGGTGGAGGTCGGCCAGAAGTACGGCTACCGCGTGCACGGCCCGTACGAACCGCACCGAGGCGTGCGCTGCAACCCGGCCAAGCTGCTGGTCGACCCGTACGCGCGCCGGATCAGCGGCACGGTCACCGACCTGGACGCCACGCTCGGCCACCACGGCGAGGACGCGATGGCGGGGGTGCCCTCCGCGGTGGACTCCCTGGGCAGCGTGCCGCTGTCGGTGGTCACCGCCTCCCCAGGTCCCTACCCCGGCACCCGCCCGGACGTGCCGTGGGAGGAGACCGTGGTCTACGAGCTGCACGTGCGCGGCTTCACCAAGGACCACCCCGCGGTCCCGCCGCACCTGCGCGGCACCTACCTCGGCCTGGCCCACCCGGTGGTGGTCGAGCACCTGGTGCGCCTGGGCGTGACCGCGGTCGAGCTGCTGCCGGTGCACGCCTTCGCCGACGAGCCGTCCCTGGTCCGCGCGGGCCGCCACAACTACTGGGGCTACTCCACGCTGGGCTTCCTCGCCCCGCACGCCGGGTACGCCAGCGTGCCGGGCAACGAGGTCGAGGAGTTCCGCACCATGGTCTCCGCACTGCACGAGGCGGGCATCGAGGTGCTGCTGGACGTGGTGTTCAACCACACCTGCGAGGGCGGCCTGGACGGCCCGACGCTGAGCTTCCGCGGCCTGGACGCCCCCGCCTACTACCTGCACGGCCCGAACGGCGGCGGCTACGACCTGACCGGCTGCGGCAACACCCTGGACGCGGGCTCGCCGACGGTGGCCCGCCTGGTCACCGACTCGCTGCGCTACTGGGCGGGCGAGCTGGGGGTGGACGGGTTCCGGTTCGACCTGGCCAGCGCGCTGGGGCGGCCGGGCGGCGGCCGGTTCGAGGCGCACGCCGGGCTGCTCACCGCGATCACCACCGACCCGGAGCTGTGCCAGCGCAAGCTGATCGCCGAGCCCTGGGACGCCACCGGCGAGGGTTACCAGGTCGGCGGCTTCGGCGTGCAGTGGGCGGAGTGGAACGGCCGATTCCGCGACACCGTGCGCGACTTCTGGCGGGCCAGCACCGACGTGCGCGACCTGGCCTACCGGCTCACCGGCTCCTCCGACCTGTACGCCGACGGCGGCCGCAGGCCCTGGCAGTCGGTCAACTTCGTCACCGCGCACGACGGCTTCACACTGCGCGACCTGGTCTCCTACAACGACAAGCACAACGAGGCCAACGGCGAGGACAACCGGGACGGCGCCAACGACAACCGGTCCTGGAACCACGGTGTGGAGGGCGAGACCGAGGACCCGGCGGTGCTCGCGCTGCGGGCCCGGCAGGCGCGCAACCTGCTGGCCACGCTGCTGCTGTCCACCGGCGTACCGATGCTGACCGCGGGCGACGAGCTGTGGCGCACCCAGGGCGGCAACAACAACGCCTACTGCCAGGACAACCCGATCTCCTGGCTGGACTGGACCGGACCGACCGAGCCCGGTTCGCCCGGTTTCGCCATGCTCGCCTTCACCCGGCGCGTGATCGAGCTGCGGCGGCAGTGCCCGGCGCTGCGCCAGACCGAGTTCTTCGAGGGCCGCACCACGCCCGAGGACGAGCCGGACCTGGTGTGGCTGCGTCCGGACGGCCAGGAGATGGCCGAGACCGACTGGTTCGACTGGGGCAGGCACACGCTGGGCATGTGGATCGACGGCACGGACTGCCGCAGCCACACCCGGGCGGGCGAGCCGGTGGACGACCACTGCTGGCTGCTCGTGCTGCACGCCGACGGCTCGCCGGTGGAGTTCGTGCTGCCCGGACCGGAGTACGCGCGCTGCTTCGAGCCCGTGCTGGACACCGGCTCGCCGGACGGCAGGCCCACGCACCCCGGCCCGCTCTCCCCCGGCACACCGCTGAGCGTGCCCGGCCGGACACTGGTGCTGTTGCGGGCCACCAGGTGA
- a CDS encoding ricin-type beta-trefoil lectin domain protein: MLSLLIMSLAVQPAVPASTAPGRVRAVAELPAELEKLRGQESTTLYGSPEPRPPEQRKSSVLTIGDSQLAGEGVGNYEQGTDGPFNFCHRSVDAAVHQARFDVDLRFNLACSGAESTHLVYRSGAKQFDELNQGDSLAIKARTTRVRLVWLMSGANDTGGLEFGPVARDCAGRRLVLAGPCWPTYTDVLQQRVNASQASLDKAIRSVRETMREAGYGDGDYQFVLGSYPSPFSPDVEDNPKFPGWNEGGCLVYLKDQAFARNKVVPLFERAVRMAASAAGVRYLDTSRLLHGHEVCTETPWARGLTLWSSQQSFHPNEAGHTAYADCVTAFYANPSWQDATCVDPASTGHATLYRGLLDFRQLRNAKTGLCLDSEGYSTRVGYRVLVWNCTGGGNQGFWRDPATAALHVELTHDRCLAPAGAALSPGTAVQLHDCSGAANQRWGLVEGLLRSTASPEVCMASANETPGAPVQLAACNPADPLQQWVFEPQTGGTGFGHSDWIPSSAW; encoded by the coding sequence GTGCTGTCGTTGCTGATCATGAGCCTGGCCGTGCAACCCGCGGTCCCGGCGTCCACCGCCCCGGGCCGCGTGCGCGCGGTCGCGGAGCTGCCCGCCGAGCTGGAGAAGCTCCGGGGGCAGGAGTCGACCACGCTGTACGGCAGTCCGGAACCCCGGCCGCCGGAGCAGCGGAAGTCGTCCGTGCTCACCATCGGCGACAGCCAGCTGGCCGGGGAGGGTGTCGGCAACTACGAGCAGGGCACGGACGGCCCGTTCAACTTCTGCCACCGGTCGGTCGACGCCGCCGTGCACCAGGCGCGGTTCGACGTCGACCTGCGGTTCAACCTGGCGTGCTCCGGCGCGGAGAGCACGCACCTGGTCTACCGCAGCGGGGCAAAGCAGTTCGACGAGCTGAACCAGGGCGACAGCCTGGCGATCAAGGCACGCACCACCCGGGTGCGGCTGGTGTGGCTGATGTCGGGGGCCAACGACACCGGCGGGCTGGAGTTCGGCCCGGTGGCACGGGACTGCGCGGGCCGCAGGCTGGTGCTGGCCGGGCCCTGCTGGCCCACCTACACCGACGTGCTGCAGCAGCGGGTGAACGCCAGCCAGGCCAGCCTGGACAAGGCGATCCGCAGCGTGCGGGAGACCATGCGGGAGGCGGGTTACGGCGACGGGGACTACCAGTTCGTCCTCGGCTCCTACCCCAGCCCGTTCAGCCCGGACGTGGAGGACAACCCGAAGTTCCCCGGGTGGAACGAGGGCGGGTGCCTGGTCTACCTCAAGGACCAGGCCTTCGCCCGCAACAAGGTGGTGCCGCTGTTCGAGCGCGCGGTCCGGATGGCCGCCAGCGCGGCCGGTGTCCGCTACCTCGACACCAGCCGCCTGCTGCACGGCCACGAGGTGTGCACCGAGACGCCGTGGGCGCGCGGCCTGACGCTGTGGAGCAGTCAGCAGTCCTTCCACCCCAACGAGGCCGGGCACACCGCCTACGCCGACTGCGTCACCGCCTTCTACGCCAACCCCTCCTGGCAGGACGCGACGTGCGTGGACCCGGCCAGCACCGGGCACGCCACGCTGTACCGCGGGCTGCTGGACTTCCGGCAGCTGCGCAACGCCAAGACCGGCCTGTGCCTGGACTCGGAGGGCTACTCCACGCGGGTGGGCTACCGGGTGCTGGTGTGGAACTGCACCGGCGGCGGCAACCAGGGCTTCTGGCGGGATCCGGCCACCGCGGCGCTGCACGTCGAGCTGACGCACGACCGCTGCCTGGCCCCGGCTGGCGCGGCGCTGTCCCCCGGCACGGCGGTGCAGCTGCACGACTGCTCGGGCGCGGCCAACCAGCGCTGGGGCCTGGTCGAGGGCCTGCTGCGTTCCACCGCCAGCCCGGAGGTCTGCATGGCCTCGGCCAACGAGACGCCGGGCGCACCCGTCCAGCTGGCGGCGTGCAACCCGGCTGACCCGCTGCAGCAGTGGGTGTTCGAGCCGCAGACCGGCGGCACCGGGTTCGGCCACTCCGACTGGATCCCGAGCAGCGCCTGGTGA